CATCTTGGGCAGCAAGGTTTGTTTTGCACTTACATCCTCATTCCTTTTTTCACGTCCCATACTTGATAATTGTTTACCATAATTATTGCATGTTGTCACAATTTGTTTGGTGGATTAGAATTGTCTTTGTCCAAACTTATCCTAGACCTTGAGAATGCAACTTTACCATCTACTTTTAGGCTGACAAGGAAAACAATGTATCCAGTTTTTTTTTCCCTAACTTCATCCATAATGTGAGAAATAGTTCTTTACTCTAGCTGCATGTTTTCTTTCCGCCCAATTGCCATTATGGAGAAAGGAGCAAAAAAGAAATCTCACTGTTGCAGGTTGTGCAAAGCATGGTGAATAAATCATCAAAGCCATCATCTTGATACTAAGTTGCGATCTTGTATAGAGTCAACTGAGCTTTATACATCTTATCGCCATATTTTGTTTTGGTGTATTGGATTATCGGTTTGCCCACAGTTTTATCTTGAAACAGACAAAAACATCACATACATAACTGGAATCCTGGTAGGATCCCTGTTTTTTGAATTTCACATTAAAGATGGCCCACATGTGAAAACTATTGGAACAGAAAGGAGGAAGCAAAGggaagcatttagaaatttcTACTTAATGGGATTAGAGTGAAACTGAGAACTACCTAGTTTGTAGGTCAAGAGGGAGAACCACCTTCATTATGGGAAGACCAAACAAAGTGGCAGAGAAGTGAATGATAGTTGCATCAGTGGAAGTTATACATATCATCTTTTCTAAGATGAGGCATAACCAAACAAAGCAGAAGAGAAAGTGAACAATAATCGTGAAATTATTCATAtaagttttcttttccttttttttttcgagaTGAGGCTTGCAAGATAGTGAGCACTGTGAAGTAGACGATGACTATCTTATTTTCTTATATAGTTTCACTTATCTGCTTTCATAAATGTAAATAGGAGTTAATGTCATTAGAGTGTGTTACCATCATCTAGGTCTTTACCAGATTTAAAAAGAGATTTGAAGGCAGTATGTAATTGGAAGTTTGCATAATGGTTAGTCCCTGACAGGGTATGTTTCTGAAATCAAGGCCCAGATGAACATGAACTGTGGCCTCAATTTCAATAGTTGATTGTTCACTTATTGTCTTCGTTCTTTATCCGAAAATACTCTGTGAACGTGACATGAGCAGGTGCAATCAGAAGTATGGGCCTTTGAGCTCTGAAGGTAGATTTTGACTAAGTGCTGCTGCAATCTTCTGTTTGCGATTTGCATTGAAAACCCAAAAAGAGTGAGGGGAATTTATGCTGAAGAAATCTGTCATATTAGGGTCACCCTATTAGAATCTAGGCAAAACTCCAGATCTCACATTGCATGGGAACTGATCTTCTGATTCTGTTATAGTAACAGTGTTGCCAATGGATGATGGTGGCATGGGCCAGAAATCTGGTGCCAATCCAGAGAGAGTTGACACAGACTGAGAACCGTTAGTGAAAGTTCTTGAACTTTAATGGGTCATAACTTGATCCATAAAGCCATCCTACTTTGGGTGACATGTGACTAGCTAGTTAAGGATACATTATTGCTAGAACTTCATACCTCGCTTCTCAAGAGAAAATATGCCTGATATGATGATTGTGATATAAATTTTCTGGAAAATAGGATTTGGATGGAATACTAAATGCCCTACTTTATGCACATGCATAGGTGCTGCTGTTTTGGCATTAGTttcattttttctatttttgaaagcagaaaaatagaaaatttgtttctattttcttcttttcttgttttaaatctaaacatgtttcatatagttaattattttgaaaaACAAACATGGTGATGGTGGCTAAGGTGGTGGTAGTAACAACGAAGGCTATGGAGGTGGCGATGGTGTTGTTGGCAGGGTGGTAGTGGTATGGCAGAGGTCGTGGTGTAGTAGGGGCGGCAGTGATGGTGGTGTCGTAGCGGAAGCAGCGGCGATGATGGGGGTGATGGAGGACCAATAATGTGACAGAGGCAACAATGATGGTAGTGGTGATATGGTAGAGGTGGTGATGGTTGTGGTGATAGTGGAGGTACTGACAATATGATGGAGACAAAGATGTTGGTAGTAGTATGGTCTATGGTGGCAGCAACAATGGTACCAATGGTAGTTGCGGAAGTGGCAATAGTGGTGATGGAGGAGGTGTTCATGGTGATGGTAAAAAAATGAGTTTGTTGtttttgaaaatattgaaagttaggatttcttactttctttttttctggaaACCATGAAAATGACttttaaaatagaaaataaaaacaagagCATCAAAGATGTTTTTTTCTTGATCTccgtaattttatttttgaaaatagagAACAAGAAATGAAAGTGATGCCAAACAAGCCCATAATCTGTAATTGTTTCTGATGTTTCTTTTTTGGTTTCATTTTGAAGGTTCTGCACAACTGGTCTTCCCAGCGATGTTACTATAGAAGTTGGGGGGATCTCTTTTCATCTTCATAAGGTAAAAGTTTTCAACATGAGCTTGAACTTTTTGTGCTTATAGTTGTATCATCTTTTAACAGATGTCAGTGTTGATCTTTCTGGTGCTATCAGTGCTTATTGTTGAGGTTGTTAATCATCAATTAAGCCCCAAATAGCACTGCAGTGAAACATGCGTACTCTTGTTAAACCTCTTATGTTGTCAATAAATATTCATCAATTCTCATAAAAAGTGAagtgataatttgattgaacatTACTATGTTAATGCCATTTTCTAATTCTTGAGTATGCTTAAAGgtgatttttaaataatattgaTGATAATACCGGGTAAAGAAAGCTTGGTTCTTGATAGGTAAGATGTATCTTAAATCTATGTATAAAATTTTTTGCTTTTCTAACTACTAAAAAATTTATGCAATATAAACTTATATGCATGTTGCTAGTAGTTTCTATTttctattgaaaaaatataattGCGATAATGAGAATATAGTCTTGTGAAAGCAATTAGTTCTTACAAGAAACATGTCACTGTCTTTAGAGATTGGTTTGCTTCTCAAAGTATGAGTGACAATTACTTCTTAATTTGCAGCCATTAATGAGTTGTGCTTGTCCAACATAATATACCATCTGTCACTTTATTTATCTTCATCCTATtgttttccatactgaatctATCTAGATATCACCCTCCTTCATGATCCttgtgtttgttgtgtttggtcAACCCACCATATTGATCCCCATCTAAAATTTCAACTGTAACTGCCACTAACTTTGAATACTTACATACATTCTTATGTgcttatgtacatacatacatacattaaTTAACTATTGATCCCACACTAAATGTTCGATTGCATCCCCcacaatacatacatatatcatACTTGAAATAAAGAGTCCTTTACATGGCACTCCAAAAGTGTCAAAAGTTGTTAATTGCTATTGATGTAAGTAGGACATTTCAAAATGGAGTTTTTGCCATATTGTGTCATTTCCACAGTTTCAAAATTATGGACACTTCTGGCAACCCAAAACATGGGTTGCCCACACCTGCCCCCATCAAACACCCATGAACCAAAACCATTAGCCACGGCCCATACATCAGTGGTGTCTACCCCACTGAGAACCTGCACCTCTATAACCCCTACCACCGTTGTGgtctttgcatcatcttctacctCCACTAGTCCTGCCATCTTCGCTGCCCCTATTTTCACTACCAATGTCCCCCAATGTAATCTCCTCAACTACCACCACTAGCCATGGTACCACATCACTTTTGTGCTCTTTGCGTCATCTCTTGCCTCCACCCATCCTACCATCACCATAGCACTGTCTTCACCATCCATGTTTCTTAATCCCTCAATCACCAGCATTGACCTCACCATcccatcctcatcctcctccaaaATCATTCCTTCAAATTTGCTATCATCATTATGGAAGTTAATTGATCAGGTCAATGATGTTGATGTCCTTAGTATGGAAGTCATCACCTTAACTGATGGTGAGCTTGATATCCTTATTCTTAGAGATGGTGAAACCTGATGGCCTTCCTCTGGCCAAGTTCTATAACCCCCCATGCTTTGATGTTGTGatgattgaaaagaaaaattcttgctGCTGACTTGTAGGGTGATGGATGTGAAATCCTTGCTTCACTAATGCTACGCTATTGAAGGAGAGGAATAGAAAGTTGATTGTCCCTTGGTGGCAGTGTAGGAATTGGAGGAGAATGGTTTCCATGCAAGAATGGTGGGTTTGTTATAGGGCTATGGATTTTTATTTGGTTAAAATTTTCCGGGAAATAACAGCAAGTTATTTAAAAATGCATATGAggttaaattaattaaaatgtaCCAGCTTGTTTTTGTGATTTTAAAATTGGAGGTATTTGTCGTGATGAGGCTATTTTTTCCTAGCTTAAATTGTTTACTTAGTTGCTATTTTTTGTTGGAATATAGCTGCAGCTGTAGGAACTTGTCTCCTGATTCCGGAATATTAACTTTTGTGAGAGACTGAACCTTCATCCTCTTAACATTTGACATGTGGAGAATTATTTATTACTTCCTGTTCACCCTGCTTTTCAGTTATGCACTCTGATTTTCGATTTCTTTATGTCTTCACCCTTCTCATCACTTATGCTGTTCTGATTGCTGATTCATCTGTGTCTTTGATTTTTTGTTGCAGTTTCCACTGTTATCCAGGAGTGGTCTTTTGGAAAAATTAATTGGTGAGAAATCTGATGAGGAAGAAGGATGTATCATCAAGCTACCTGATGTTCCTGGTGGAGCAAAAACATTTGAACTTGTTGCTAAGTTCTGCTATGGTGTGAAGTTGGAACTGACTGCATCAAATGTTGTCTATGTACGTTGTGCTGCAGAGCACCTTCAGATGACTGAAGAAATTGCTGAGGGCAACTTGATTGCTCAGACTGAAACCTTCCTTAACCAAGTAGTCCTACGTAGCTGGAAGGACTCAGTCAAGGCACTCCAGACTTGCGATGATGTTCTCCCTCAAGCTGAAGACCTGCACATTGTGAAGAGATGCATTGATTGCTTAGCTATAAAAGCATGTACTGACCCTAATTTGCTCGGCTGGCCAATGAGGGAGCATGGTCCTATGCAAAGTCCTGGAGGAAGTGTCCTGTGGAATGGAATAAGCACAGGAGCCAGGCTGAGAAATAGTAGTTCAGATTGGTGGTATGAGGATGTATCATCCTTAAGTCTTCCAATGTATAAGAGGTTGATCTCAGTAATGGAATCTCGAGGGATCAGAGAAGAGATTGTTGCAGGCTCACTTACTTTCTATGCAAAAAGCCGTTTGCCAGGGCTTAATAGGCGTCAGAGTATCAGCAAAGCTGGAATTCGTATAGAACCCAAAGCTGCACCATCTGAAGAGGAACAGAAGCATCTTATTGAAGAGCTTGATAGGCTGTTGCCTTTGCAGAAGGGTGTGACATCAACTAAGCTTTTGTTTGGTCTTCTTCGCACAGCAATGATTCTGCAGGCCAGCCCATGCTGCCTGTTGAACTTGGAGAGAAGGATAGGAATGCAACTAGACCAGGCCACTTTGGAAGATTTATTGATACCTAACTTCTATAACTCCATGGAAACACTCTATAATGTGGATTGCATTCACAGAATTCTTGAACACTTCTTGGCTATGGATCAGATGACTGGTGGAGTCTCCCCTGGTTTAGCTGATGATGAGCAGCTGTTGGGATCCCCATCTTTGACACCAATTACTATGGTAGCCAAGCTGATTGATGGGTATCTGGCAGAGGTTGCACCGGATGTTAACCTGAAGCTGCCCAAGTTTCATTCACTGGCAGCTGCTATACCAGAATTTGCCCGACCCTTGGATGATGGACTGTATCGTGCCATCGACATATACTTGAAGGTAATTTTATTCGAATCATATATTGTTGACAACATTTCTTCTATCAGAAGGCCCCATAAACAGCCATAAAATATGCCCCAAAAAATCTTAAGATCGGCTCGAAATCCATTATTAGTTTGCTTTCAGGTATACAAACCAAGTACCTGCATTCCTAGATTATCTAATTAATCAATGACTTGGTTACCCTCTTTAAACTTGTGTTCAAAGCAGCAGTGAACAAAACTCCCAATCAGCCCTCTGGAATTGCTTATGACAGATTGCTTCCACCGGGGTGTTTGACAAGAGATATTTCCTGATAAATGTCATTGTTGAACAGTGACTGCATGCTCTTTCATGCAGGCATGTTAATACAAGCTCATTGATGTTTCTGAAGTCTATCTTTTGGTATACAGGCACACCCATGGCTTACAGAGTCTGAAAGGGAAGAGCTATGTCGGCTGATGGACTGCCAAAAGCTCTCCCTTGAGGCTTGCACTCATGCAGCCCAGAATGAGAGGCTTCCACTTCGAGCTGTGGTCCAAGTTCTCTTCTTTGAGCAGCTTCGGCTGAGGACTTCTATCGCTGGATGCCTCCTTGTGTCGGACAACCTTGATGGTTCAAGGCCTTTGGGGAGTGGCCTTCCACTCTCGGGTGAGGGTGGTGGGTGGGCATCAGCTGTTAGGGAGAACCAAGTCTTGAAGGTGGGCATGGACAGTATGAGGATGAGAGTGTCTGATCTTGAAAAGGAGTGCTCAAGCATGAGGGAGGAGATTGAGAAGCTGGCCCTGGGAAGGAAAGGTTGGAGCACCTTCCGGAGGAAGTTTGGGCTCGATAGCAAATCCCAGATGCGTAGTGCCCAAGAAGGTTCCATAAGCAATGAGAAAAATACAGTTGAGAAGGTTGATAAATCGCAACCAAAGGTTACGAAGCACACGAAGCAATTATCTTTAGATGAATGAGCCGCCTCCGTTAGTGTCCCATGGTTTTGGATTTAGTTTTCTGGATATTTTTTGGTCTTGTTGATAATTTATAATTGATATGTTTCCTTTCCTGATCTTCTTTTTGAAGTCCTGCAACTTTGTTCAGTTAGAAGTAGGAGCAGCTGCAAACAAGAAACACGTTGTTTATGTTAGTGCTCTTGGTTGTTTTGGGTGATTGTTACAATGTCGAGGCATTTTAATTTAACCAACCaaatgaaatcccttatttgcATATAAGAATATTTGAGAGCAAACTGAATAGAGAAGTTGTTTTATTGTGATTTAGGTGTACATCTAACCCTTTCTACATCATACAATTATGGGTGCCTCATGTACTGGGATATTCTTTTTAACCTGCACATAAGAATATCTAAATTTGATGCACTGCACATAGGAATATCTATATTTGAAGAACTATGGTGCTGTCTAAAAGGCTTGTGCATGGTTGATGAAATTTTAGCTTGTCAAATAAATGAGGGTGGATAACAATTGTTGCTGGGGATCCAAAccaagaacgattggcacagcggtgtgaacggggtttccTTGGgattacttcggttgcgctccaccttccgccgggaaacctgcaagcaagcctcgcaccaccaccggggtagtgggggccctccgacgatcaagtcaggggagatcgaaggagaaagagaggtaGCAgataagatgatactctggaaaatcttgcttaccctcccccttccccctccagccgcatatatatcaggctggggggtttttctggggattggtcatcgtgtggcgcgatggggttgccactgacatggtcgttacagggcgtcgtggggcagcgctggttacggctatggcagggcgtagtggagctccgctttgtacggctgttacaggggatcgtgggacagcgccggatacggccgttgcagggagtagtggagcagggggccgcggcgtgcctcagaggaacagtctgttgttgtcaagagtttgccgactcggggtcgggctgcggagccgaagatatccgacccgaggtcggattgctggatcaaggggcagccgactcggggtcgggctgcggagccgaagatatccgacccgaggtcggattgctggatcaaggggcagccgtagtcttcctgggcgcgcgtgccggtcacgtggggcatggtggctaagttccccgtaacagtagccccccacttccgagcctggaaccaggaggagaacgggtgaagggagtgacgcttcgagattgccgccatccctcggaaaggcgcgcgcgctccgagctccccgccttctttatggcgtatggcggttgtcgctgatctggcggtctgcggatttcggcggacatccttccttaatggcgtcgattcgcctttggggcgcgaacgatccttcggcagccaggcgtcctctggcgtcaccgaggcgtcacccgcctttccgcctatttaaccgggggccctcccccgtccgcctttctcttcacaggcatcctcaagtttctcccttgtgctgctgccattgccgtcggactgttcgttcgctcctcctttgacgctctcggagccgttcttccttcccttcgcggacgtgctcgccgttccagacccaggggttcctccaagctgactctctgtacttttctttgttcttttctttgtatgttggcgttttgccatgttgtatgggtctcggccctgatgcaacgaaagttaatgcaaacaaagtgtttcctcatttcactttcgtccttcctctttttaactcctggtagcgtctcgccgactcctgactcttgaagttcctccggcgctaggccaggcatccgagggttaggcctcaggaaattcttccggcgctaggccaggcatccgagggttaggcctcagaaaattcttccggcgctaggccaggcatccgagggttaggcctcaggaaattcttccggcgctaggccaggcatcccagggttaggcctcaggaaattcttccggcgctagaccAGGCAtcagggttaggccccaggaaattcttccggcgctaggccaggcatccgagggttaggcctcaggaaattcttccggcgctaggccaggcatccgagggttaggcctcaggaaattcttccggcgctaggccaggcatccgagggttaggccccaggaaattcttccggcgctaggccaggcatccgagggttaggccccaggaaattcttccggcgctaggccaggcatccgagggttaggcctcaggaaatttttccggcgctaggccaggcatccgagggttaggcctcaggaaattcttccggcgctagcccaggcatccgagggttaggcctcaggaaattcttccggcgctaggccaggcatccgagggttaggccccaggaaattcttccggcgctaggccaggcatccgagggttaggcctcaggaaattcttccggcgctaggccaggcatccgagggttaggcctcaggaaattctttcggcgctaggccaggcatccgagggttaggccccaggaaattcttccggcgctaggccaggcatccgagggttaggcctcaggaaattcttccggcgctaggccaggcatccaagggttaggcctcaggaaattcttccggcgctaggccaggcatccgagggttaggcctcaggaaattcttccgctggtcggccaaggctggcgcaagccgaggcggccggtcggggcttcaggctagtctgctcccgggatgatcatcgggttagcctggcatccgagggccgagcctcggggaattccgctcgttggtcggccaaggctggcgcaagccgaggcgaccggtcggggcttcaggctagtctgctcccgggatggtcatcgggttagcctggcatccgagggccgagcctcggggaattccgctcgttggtcggccaaggctggcgcaagccgaggcgaccggtcggggcttcaggctagtctgctcccgggatggtcatcgggttagcctggcatccgagggccgagcctcggggaattccgctcgttggtcggccaaggctggcgcaagccgaggcgaccggtcggggcttcaggctagtctgctcccgggatggtcatcgggttagcctggcatccgagggccgagcctcggggaattccgctcgttggtcggccaaggctggcgcaagccgaggcgaccggtcggggcttcaggctagtctgctcccgggatggtcatcgggttagcctggcatccgagggcccagcctcggggaattccgctcgttggtcggccaagactggcgcaagccgaggcgaccggtcggggcttcaggctagtctgctcccgggatggtcatcgggttagcctggcatccgagggcccagcctcggggaattccgctcgttggtcggccaaggctggcgcaagccgaggcgaccggtcggggcttcaggctagtctgctcccgggatggttatcgggttagcctggcatccgagggcccagcctcggggaattccgctcgttggtcggccaaggctggcgcaagccgaggcgaccggtcggggcttcaggctagtctgctcccgggatggtcatcgggttagcctggcatccgagggcccagcctcggggaattccgctcgttggtcgcgcgcctatcacttgccgctcgacggggtttctccgtggccagctgcgatcgtgtttctcctcctctcgaagcgtcgcctggggaacaccagaaggccattaaatgctaattgaggcgttacctgggaaatcggaccggccagttgctgcttgcgaggagtgccagttaagcggccgcgatacgcgcgttcttcgaggcggatgcggcctgggcgcgtgcggagatacgtgggccgcgggatacacgccgcccggagtgtcctgcacgaagaatgcaattaaggagaacgacgcttaggagatcgtgggggaataagcctcgagagccggaacggctccggatttgatgtgcccgcatttattggagccacccgcatcggaacgaccggggggccaccctccgctgatacatcgccatccgaacctgcgccatttccctcgcttcttccaagaggtccaggttccctcggagttgctccgaattggcctcgggtcggtgcgcggccacccggggcgaggggagtctgagctccacggggacaaccgcttccgtgccataggttaggctgaaaggcgtctccccggtaggggtccgatgcgtggtccgatacgcccaaaggacgttctcgagttcttcgacccaagcttgcctcgtccgaccgattcgcgccttaattccttggaggattgtccgatttgtcacctcggcctcgccgttggtttggggatgcgacacagatgtgaaccgatgctcgatcccgaactcctcgcagaagtcacggaaatgcttgttgtcgaactgtcgaccattatccgagatgaggacccggggtaccccaaatcggacaatgatgtttttcttcacgaacttccggacttgcgcctccgtgatagtggccagcggctctgcctccacccacttggtgaagtagtcgattgcaacaatcaagaatttccgctgggtggaagcgacggggaatggtccgaggatatccattccccactgtgcgaagggccagggtgcggtgattggtgccaaggggacagaagggactctctggacgttggcgtggcgctggcaggcgtcgcatttccgtacgtgatcctttgagtcctccaacaaggtaggccaataatagccttacctcatgatcttgtgcgccaaggacctagcccccgagtgcgatccgcagacgccctcgtggacttcgccgaggacgtaggccgcctccgaggggcggaggcaccttaagaggggggcggtaaacgaggtccgatacagcctcccttcatagagtacgtagtgggcggacttcctgacaagtcgccgagcttgatcttcgtcttcagggaggatcccttcggcgaggtaggcgacgagcgggtccatccaagacggctccggatcaatcgccatcactgctccagcctcgccgatgcttggggcatccagggtctccaggtagattgccctcgacaagttgtgcgcctctgcgcccaccaagcgggacaacctgtcggccctggcattttcgcttctggggacctgctggaggtcgacgctgccgaggtcgggaatgagtgcttgcaccttccgga
The Phoenix dactylifera cultivar Barhee BC4 unplaced genomic scaffold, palm_55x_up_171113_PBpolish2nd_filt_p 001404F, whole genome shotgun sequence DNA segment above includes these coding regions:
- the LOC103720574 gene encoding BTB/POZ domain-containing protein At1g30440-like, whose amino-acid sequence is MACMKLGAKADAFRRQGQAWFCTTGLPSDVTIEVGGISFHLHKFPLLSRSGLLEKLIGEKSDEEEGCIIKLPDVPGGAKTFELVAKFCYGVKLELTASNVVYVRCAAEHLQMTEEIAEGNLIAQTETFLNQVVLRSWKDSVKALQTCDDVLPQAEDLHIVKRCIDCLAIKACTDPNLLGWPMREHGPMQSPGGSVLWNGISTGARLRNSSSDWWYEDVSSLSLPMYKRLISVMESRGIREEIVAGSLTFYAKSRLPGLNRRQSISKAGIRIEPKAAPSEEEQKHLIEELDRLLPLQKGVTSTKLLFGLLRTAMILQASPCCLLNLERRIGMQLDQATLEDLLIPNFYNSMETLYNVDCIHRILEHFLAMDQMTGGVSPGLADDEQLLGSPSLTPITMVAKLIDGYLAEVAPDVNLKLPKFHSLAAAIPEFARPLDDGLYRAIDIYLKAHPWLTESEREELCRLMDCQKLSLEACTHAAQNERLPLRAVVQVLFFEQLRLRTSIAGCLLVSDNLDGSRPLGSGLPLSGEGGGWASAVRENQVLKVGMDSMRMRVSDLEKECSSMREEIEKLALGRKGWSTFRRKFGLDSKSQMRSAQEGSISNEKNTVEKVDKSQPKVTKHTKQLSLDE